TACGCATTGGCCAATTCTTTTCCATTTACCATCAACTCAAAACGTTCAACCAATCCTGGTTTGCTGCGGTGCTTTTTGGTAAGCGGACTCATTTCTACTGGATAGTCGGTAATGAATGTAGGTTGAATATAATTTCCTTCGCACTTCGCTCCAAAAATTTCATCAATCAATTTTCCTTTTCCGATGTTGTCTGCCACTTCAATGTGTAGAGTTTTGCAGGTATCACGCAATTGATTTTCATCCATGCCGCTGATATCAATTCCGGTAAATTCTTTGATGGAATCAAACATGGTAATGCGTTTGAATGGTCGTTTGAAATCAATCATTTTATCGCCAACCGGCACAACGGTTGTTCCATTCACATTGATGGCAATTTTTTCGAGCAACTCTTCCGTTACATCCATCATCCAGTTGTAATCTTTGTAGGCCACATACAATTCCATTACAGTAAATTCAGGATTGTGTGTGCGGTCCATTCCTTCGTTGCGGAAGTTGCGGGAGAATTCATAAACACCATCAAAACCACCAACGATTAATCGTTTTAAATACAACTCATTTGCAATACGCAAATACATTGGAATGTTTAATGTGTTGTGATGTGTCGTAAACGGACGAGCAGATGCACCACCTGGAATAGCTTGTAAAACGGGGGTATCTACTTCTAAATATCCTTTCTCATTATAAAAGTCACGAATGGTATTGACCATTTTTGTGCGTTTGATAAATGTTTCTTTCACCGAAGGATTTACAATCAAATCCACATACCGTTGACGGTAACGGAATTCCGGATCGGTTACTTCATCAAATACATTTCCTTCATCATCGCGTTTTACAGATGGCAAAGGACGCAATGATTTACTCAACATTTTAAACGATGTTGCATGAATGGAAATTTCTCCCACTTTGGTCACAAATACATGCCCGGTGATGGCAACAATATCTCCTAAATCGGTATGTTTTTTAAATAATAAATCAAAGGTGGATCGATCCGCTTCGGTTCCGATATCATCTCTGCGGATATATACTTGAATACGTCCGGTAGCATCCTGTAAACTCACGAAACATGCTTTTCCCATATCGCGGTTGCTCATCACACGACCAGCAATGCAAACGTTGGCATATTGATCCGCCTTTTCAGGTGTAAAATTTTCTAAAATATCTTTTGCTGTGGCATTTACTTCTACCAAAGCAGCAGGATAGGCATCAATGCCCATTTTGGTAATCTCTTCTAATTTCGCTCTGCGCAATAATTCTTGTTCACTCAATTCAGTACTCATGATTGCTTTTCTTAATTTTTTAATAATTGCAAATATACACGCAATAGCGCTTTTATAGTCATGTTATTTGCCCTTTTTTAGGCTTATATTTCAAAAAAGTCGTATTTTTACTGCCCTTGAAGAAATTTTAGATATGCAAAAATTAGTCGCGAACTTTTCAAAACAATTGACAGAAGCCATTGCTATTGGCAGCAATGCAAAATTAACGGCTTCTGCCAACAACATTTCAAACGTATTGATCTGCGGATTGGGCGGTTCCGGTATTGGCGGGAGCATTGTTGCCGAGCTGGTTGTTGGAAATGCAACCGTTCCAATTAATGTTACCAAAGGATATTTTATTCCTGCCTATGTGAATCAAAACACCTTGGTGATTATTTCATCGTATTCGGGAAATACTGAAGAAACCTTGAATTGCATGGAACTGGCCATGGCAAAAAATGCAAAAATTGTAGGCATCACCTCTTCGGGGAAAGTATTGGAAATTTGCAAGGCTAAAAACTTCGACTGCATTGTTGTTCCCGGTGGAATGCCACCTCGCTCTTGCTTAGGCTATTCCTTAACACAATTATTTTTTGTTCTTGGTTTCCACAAAATCATCCGCAACAATTATAAAGCTGAATTAGAAGCTGCTGTAACATTAATCGACAAAGAAGAGACTTCGATTATTTCGGAAGCAAGAAAAATTGCAGCGACTATTCAAGGCAAAATTCCTGTTATTTATGCAACAACATATAATGAAGGAATTGCCATTCGTTTCCGTCAACAATTAAACGAAAACGCTAAAATTCTTTGCTGGCACCACATTGTGCCGGAAATGAACCATAATGAATTAGTAGGCTGGACAGAAAAAAACGAAAATTTAAGTGTCTTGTTCTTTTTAGATAAAGATGATTATGCTCGCAATTTAGCGCGTGTAGACATCAATAAAGAAGTCATTAAAAAACACGTTTCCTCCATTACCGATATTTATTCAAAAGGAAATTCCATTATTGAAAAAGCCATTTACTTCATTCACTTAGGCGATTGGATTTCTGTTGCCTTGGCTGAATTGAGAGGTGTTGATGCGGTGGAAGTGAATGTGATCAACCACTTGAAATCAAAGTTGTCGGAACTATAACTTTCGGAGATGATTCTCCAACTTAAGTGTCATCCCGTGCCACGACACGGGATCCCTTGGTTAGGAAACTGCGAACATTCATAAGATGCCGTGTCGTAGCACGGCATGACGCTTCCAGAAGCGACTAATTCTAAAACAAATTTTTTATTCGCACATGCCTTTAGTTAAGTACATCGATCTTGGTTTAATGGACTACAAAGAAGCCTGGGATTACCAGGAAAATTTGTTTAGCGGCATTGTGAAAACCAAGGTAGATAATCGTTCCCTTCCCGACAACCAACAACAACTCACCAACAACTATTTATTATTCTGTGAACATCCGCATGTTTACACACTTGGCAATACAGGTGATAAAGAACATTTACTCATCAACGAGCAACAACTCCAAGAAAAAAAAGCGACCTACTACAAAATCAATCGCGGGGGCGATATCACGTATCATGGCCCCGGACAAATTGTTGGCTATCCCATTTTAGATCTCGATAATTTTTTTACCGACATTCATAAATACTTGCGTTTTCTGGAAGAAATGGTGATTCGCACCTTAGCAGAATACAACATTGTTGCCGGCAGAAGCAAAGGTGAAACCGGAGTTTGGTTGGATGCCGACAATCCGCTGAAAGCCAGAAAAATTTGTGCAATGGGCGTAAGAGCCAGCCGATGGGTCACCATGCATGGTTTTGCAATGAATGTCAACATCGATATGGATTATTTTGGAAATATTATCCCTTGCGGAATTGCAGATAAAGCAGTAACTTCATTGGATAAAGAACTCGGACATAAAGTAAACGAGGAAGAAGTAAAAGAAAAATTAAAAAAGCATTTTGCAGATTTATTCGAATGTGAATTCACATAATCGTTTTTGTTTAAACATTATCTGAATTTGATTGTTCGGCATGTAAGTCAACACAGAATACTCAACAATGATTTGCAAGTTTTCAATAAAAGATTTAGAAAAGCTCTCCGGTGTAAAAGCACATACGCTGCGCATTTGGGAGCAACGCTACGGAATTTTGAAACCCCACCGTACGGATACAAACATCCGATGGTATTGCAACGAAGAACTGAAAAACATACTGAATGTTAGTTTATTAAACAACCACGGGTATAAGATTTCAAAAATTGCAGAATTAACAAAGGCGGAGATTGCTTCGGAAGTAACCAAAATTGTAGACAGCGAAATCAACGAATGCGAACAAGTTAGCAGCTTGATTATTTCGATGGTGGAAATGGATGAACAACGTTTCGAAAAAATTATTTCCAATCAGATTTTACACAAAGGATTTGCGAATACCATCGAAGAAGTCATCTATCCTTTTCTACATAAAATTGGTGTGATGTGGCAAACCGGAAGCATCAATCCCGCTCAAGAACATTTTATTTCTAATTTAATACGACAAAAAATTATTGTTGCGATTGACGGCCAAGCAGTAGTTGAAACACCAAATTCAAAAAAATTCTTACTCTATTTGCCGGAAGACGAACTGCATGAAATCAGTTTACTCTATTTTACGTATTTGTTAAAGTCAAAAGGACATTTACCAACCTATTTGGGCCAATCGGTTCCCGTTCTTGATGTTCAAAGAGTGGTGGAAATCAAGAATTCAGAGTACATCGTTTCGGTTTTAACCCATTCGATGGACTCAATACAAGGCTATGTGAATCAGCTTTCGACCACTTTCCCTGACAAGACGATCTTATTATCTGGTTATCAGATCTTTTCGAATGAAATCACCGTTCCTGCCAACGTCAAAACATTCAAAACTCCTGCCGAGCTTCTTGCTTTAATTTCTTAATTTTCAATCACTTATCAGTTTTTTTCATTTACTCCAGTTGGCAACCAACTGATTATCTGTTTTTTATGCTCCCATTTGTTAAAATTGTTTAATTTTTTGAATAATTAGTTAAACATTTCTTTGTTTTGTTGAACTTTTGATTACTTTTGTTAAACATTTTAGTCAAAACGTTAAACAAAAAACTACATGACAGCAATCGAATTCAATCAACAGTTGGTGAATCAGCGAACACCGTTAAAAAATTTCGCATATAGCTTAACGCTGAACAGCGAAGAAGCACAAGACCTTGTTCAGGAAACTTTTTTGAAGGCATTAAAATACCGTGAAAAATTTGCTGACGCCACCAATTTAAAAGCATGGTTGTATACCATCATGAAAAATACGTTTATTAATACGTATAGAAGATCGGTGAAAACCAGACAAATCATTACACAAACGGATGACTTATCCATCGTGCGTCCGGTAAACGGAAGTAACGGTCCTGATGCCAACTCTCAAATCAATCTTAAACAAATCAACAATGCCATCAATGCTTTGGAGGATGAATATAAAATTCCGTTCACGCGCTACAGCGATGGTTTCAAATACAAAGAGATTGCAGATGAGT
This Bacteroidota bacterium DNA region includes the following protein-coding sequences:
- the lysS gene encoding lysine--tRNA ligase, producing the protein MSTELSEQELLRRAKLEEITKMGIDAYPAALVEVNATAKDILENFTPEKADQYANVCIAGRVMSNRDMGKACFVSLQDATGRIQVYIRRDDIGTEADRSTFDLLFKKHTDLGDIVAITGHVFVTKVGEISIHATSFKMLSKSLRPLPSVKRDDEGNVFDEVTDPEFRYRQRYVDLIVNPSVKETFIKRTKMVNTIRDFYNEKGYLEVDTPVLQAIPGGASARPFTTHHNTLNIPMYLRIANELYLKRLIVGGFDGVYEFSRNFRNEGMDRTHNPEFTVMELYVAYKDYNWMMDVTEELLEKIAINVNGTTVVPVGDKMIDFKRPFKRITMFDSIKEFTGIDISGMDENQLRDTCKTLHIEVADNIGKGKLIDEIFGAKCEGNYIQPTFITDYPVEMSPLTKKHRSKPGLVERFELMVNGKELANAYSELNDPIDQRERFEEQIKLMERGDDEAMFIDHDFLRALEYGMPPTSGIGIGIDRLAMIMTNNVSIQDVLFFPQMRPEEVKKAVVVLTEEEQKVLDEVKKQNQATVATVSEATGISKNQLNKIFTSLTEKNVVKREGPIFESI
- a CDS encoding bifunctional phosphoglucose/phosphomannose isomerase, whose product is MQKLVANFSKQLTEAIAIGSNAKLTASANNISNVLICGLGGSGIGGSIVAELVVGNATVPINVTKGYFIPAYVNQNTLVIISSYSGNTEETLNCMELAMAKNAKIVGITSSGKVLEICKAKNFDCIVVPGGMPPRSCLGYSLTQLFFVLGFHKIIRNNYKAELEAAVTLIDKEETSIISEARKIAATIQGKIPVIYATTYNEGIAIRFRQQLNENAKILCWHHIVPEMNHNELVGWTEKNENLSVLFFLDKDDYARNLARVDINKEVIKKHVSSITDIYSKGNSIIEKAIYFIHLGDWISVALAELRGVDAVEVNVINHLKSKLSEL
- the lipB gene encoding lipoyl(octanoyl) transferase LipB, with protein sequence MPLVKYIDLGLMDYKEAWDYQENLFSGIVKTKVDNRSLPDNQQQLTNNYLLFCEHPHVYTLGNTGDKEHLLINEQQLQEKKATYYKINRGGDITYHGPGQIVGYPILDLDNFFTDIHKYLRFLEEMVIRTLAEYNIVAGRSKGETGVWLDADNPLKARKICAMGVRASRWVTMHGFAMNVNIDMDYFGNIIPCGIADKAVTSLDKELGHKVNEEEVKEKLKKHFADLFECEFT
- a CDS encoding MerR family transcriptional regulator, yielding MCKFSIKDLEKLSGVKAHTLRIWEQRYGILKPHRTDTNIRWYCNEELKNILNVSLLNNHGYKISKIAELTKAEIASEVTKIVDSEINECEQVSSLIISMVEMDEQRFEKIISNQILHKGFANTIEEVIYPFLHKIGVMWQTGSINPAQEHFISNLIRQKIIVAIDGQAVVETPNSKKFLLYLPEDELHEISLLYFTYLLKSKGHLPTYLGQSVPVLDVQRVVEIKNSEYIVSVLTHSMDSIQGYVNQLSTTFPDKTILLSGYQIFSNEITVPANVKTFKTPAELLALIS
- a CDS encoding sigma-70 family RNA polymerase sigma factor produces the protein MTAIEFNQQLVNQRTPLKNFAYSLTLNSEEAQDLVQETFLKALKYREKFADATNLKAWLYTIMKNTFINTYRRSVKTRQIITQTDDLSIVRPVNGSNGPDANSQINLKQINNAINALEDEYKIPFTRYSDGFKYKEIADELDLPIGTVKSRIFLARKKLMQDLKEYAN